A region of Streptomyces sp. NBC_01267 DNA encodes the following proteins:
- a CDS encoding N-acetylneuraminate synthase family protein, which translates to MSTTRLRTLGTKTAGPGHPVYITGEIGINHNGELDNALALIDAAAEAGCDAVKFQKRTPEICTPRDQWDIERDTPWGRMTYIDYRHRVEFGEAEYQAISEHCAKRGIDWFASPWDTEAVAFLEKFDVPAHKVASASLTDDELLRSLRATGRTVILSTGMSTPRQIRHAVEVLGSDNILLCHATSTYPAKAEELNLRVINTLQAEFPNVPIGYSGHETGLQTTLAAVALGAAFVERHITLDRAMWGSDQAASVEPQGLQRLVRDIRTIEASLGDGVKKVYDSELAPMKKLRRVAGVVAEGADREPASV; encoded by the coding sequence ATGAGCACCACCCGCCTCCGCACCCTCGGCACCAAGACCGCGGGCCCCGGCCACCCCGTCTACATCACCGGCGAGATCGGCATCAACCACAACGGTGAGCTGGACAACGCCCTCGCCCTGATCGACGCCGCCGCCGAAGCGGGCTGCGACGCGGTCAAGTTCCAGAAGCGCACCCCGGAGATCTGCACCCCGCGCGACCAGTGGGACATCGAGCGTGACACCCCCTGGGGCCGGATGACGTACATCGACTACCGCCACCGCGTCGAGTTCGGCGAGGCCGAGTACCAGGCCATCTCCGAGCACTGCGCCAAGCGCGGCATCGACTGGTTCGCCTCCCCGTGGGACACCGAGGCCGTCGCGTTCCTGGAGAAGTTCGACGTACCGGCCCACAAGGTCGCGTCCGCCTCCCTCACCGACGACGAGCTGCTGCGCTCGCTGCGCGCCACCGGCCGTACGGTCATCCTCTCCACCGGCATGTCCACCCCGCGCCAGATCCGCCACGCGGTCGAGGTCCTGGGCAGCGACAACATCCTGCTCTGCCACGCCACTTCGACGTACCCGGCGAAGGCCGAGGAGCTCAACCTCCGCGTCATCAACACCCTCCAGGCGGAGTTCCCGAACGTCCCGATCGGCTACAGCGGCCACGAGACCGGCCTCCAGACGACCCTCGCCGCCGTAGCGCTCGGCGCGGCCTTCGTCGAGCGCCACATCACCCTGGACCGCGCCATGTGGGGCTCCGACCAGGCGGCCTCCGTCGAGCCGCAGGGCCTCCAGCGCCTGGTGCGCGACATCCGCACCATCGAGGCCTCGCTGGGCGACGGCGTCAAGAAGGTCTACGACTCGGAGCTCGCCCCGATGAAGAAGCTGCGCCGGGTCGCCGGTGTCGTCGCCGAAGGCGCGGACCGCGAGCCCGCGTCCGTCTGA
- a CDS encoding amidohydrolase produces the protein MSREPDASDLPACAGDTGPAGDAPLVGVLPAELRDELIAFRRDLHMHPELGNQEFRTTAALKARLEQAGLAPQVLSIGTGLICDIGNSGDAGSAAEAPRGVLALRADIDALPIPDTKTACAYRSTVPGMAHACGHDIHTTVVLGAGLVLARLHEAGQLPYPVRLIFQPAEEVLPGGAPDAIESGVLDGVGRIVAVHCDPKVDAGRIGLRAGPITSACDRLEVSLDGPGGHTARPHLTTDLVTAAAKVATDVPALLARRIDARSGLAVTWGRIDAGHACNVIPQHAELSGTVRCLDLDAWRSAPDLVHEAIAEVADLHRAKSVINYVRGVPPVVNDGAVAELLRDAMAARRGPYAIEDTEQSLGGEDFSWYLEQVPGAMARLGVRTPGDSARGDLHRGDFDPDEAAIEVGVELFTAAALLDVHRS, from the coding sequence ATGTCCCGTGAGCCCGACGCTTCCGACCTGCCCGCCTGTGCCGGTGACACCGGTCCGGCCGGTGACGCCCCGCTCGTCGGTGTGCTCCCCGCCGAGCTGCGGGACGAGCTGATCGCCTTCCGTCGTGACCTGCACATGCACCCCGAGCTGGGGAACCAGGAGTTCCGCACGACCGCGGCCCTCAAGGCGCGGCTGGAGCAGGCCGGGCTCGCGCCGCAGGTGCTCAGTATCGGGACCGGGCTCATCTGTGACATCGGGAACAGCGGGGACGCCGGGAGTGCAGCCGAAGCCCCGCGCGGCGTGCTCGCCCTCCGCGCCGACATCGACGCGCTCCCCATCCCCGACACCAAGACCGCCTGCGCCTACCGCTCCACCGTCCCCGGCATGGCGCACGCCTGCGGGCACGACATCCACACCACCGTCGTCCTCGGCGCCGGGCTCGTCCTCGCCCGGCTGCACGAGGCCGGGCAGCTTCCGTACCCCGTGCGGCTGATCTTCCAGCCCGCCGAGGAGGTGCTGCCGGGCGGTGCCCCCGATGCCATCGAGTCCGGGGTGCTGGACGGCGTCGGGCGGATCGTCGCGGTGCACTGCGACCCCAAGGTCGACGCCGGGCGGATCGGGCTGCGGGCCGGGCCCATCACCTCCGCCTGCGACCGTCTCGAAGTCAGCCTGGACGGGCCCGGCGGGCACACCGCGCGGCCCCACCTCACCACCGATCTGGTGACCGCCGCCGCGAAGGTCGCCACCGACGTGCCCGCGCTGCTGGCCAGGCGGATCGACGCGCGGTCCGGGCTCGCCGTGACCTGGGGCCGGATCGACGCCGGGCACGCCTGCAACGTCATCCCGCAGCACGCCGAGCTGTCCGGGACCGTACGGTGCCTCGACCTGGACGCCTGGCGGTCCGCGCCCGATCTGGTGCACGAGGCCATCGCCGAGGTGGCCGATCTGCACCGGGCCAAGTCCGTGATCAATTACGTCCGCGGGGTGCCGCCGGTCGTCAACGACGGCGCCGTGGCCGAGCTGCTGCGCGACGCCATGGCCGCGCGCCGCGGACCGTACGCGATCGAGGACACCGAGCAGAGCCTCGGCGGCGAGGACTTCTCCTGGTACCTGGAGCAGGTGCCCGGCGCGATGGCCAGGCTCGGGGTGCGTACGCCGGGAGACAGCGCCCGGGGCGACCTGCACCGGGGGGATTTCGACCCGGACGAGGCCGCGATCGAGGTCGGCGTGGAGCTTTTCACCGCCGCTGCGTTGCTGGACGTACATCGTTCGTAA
- a CDS encoding acylneuraminate cytidylyltransferase produces the protein MPTETDRTDRTDVTDGTAPAATPARPAKVLAVIPARGGSKGVPAKNLAVIGGVPLVVRAVRACLGARLVTDVAVSTDDERIAAAAREAGADVVLRPAEIAGDTATSEAAILHALDAYPGTDVVLLVQCTSPFLTSEEIDGVTAAVAHDGADTALTVAPSHGFLWREGVETTGGSAEEARSGTGTTGVNHDKAFRPRRQDRPQDYLETGAAYAMDADGFRAARHRFFGRTALVRTDPARVLEIDDPHDLARARALAPLLDTRTLPGRDDIDAVVLDFDGTQTDDRVLIDSDGRELVAVHRGDGLGIAALRDRTDLKLLILSTEQNPVVAARARKLRLPVLHGIDRKDLALKQWCDEQGVAPERVLYVGNDVNDLPCFDLVGWPVAVAQAHDVVRGAARAVTTTPGGEGAIREIAAWLLGPDLNTPHTPDPSVK, from the coding sequence ATGCCCACCGAGACCGACCGGACCGACCGGACCGATGTAACCGACGGAACCGCGCCCGCCGCGACGCCCGCGCGGCCCGCGAAGGTGCTGGCCGTGATCCCGGCCCGGGGTGGGTCCAAGGGCGTACCTGCCAAGAACCTGGCCGTGATCGGCGGCGTCCCGCTCGTCGTCCGCGCCGTCCGGGCCTGCCTGGGCGCCCGCCTCGTCACCGATGTCGCCGTCTCCACCGACGACGAGCGGATCGCGGCGGCGGCGCGCGAAGCGGGCGCCGATGTGGTGCTGCGCCCCGCCGAGATCGCCGGGGACACCGCGACCAGCGAGGCCGCGATCCTGCACGCGCTGGACGCCTACCCCGGTACCGACGTGGTGCTGCTCGTCCAGTGCACCAGCCCCTTCCTCACCAGCGAGGAGATCGACGGGGTCACGGCGGCGGTCGCCCACGACGGCGCCGACACCGCGCTGACCGTCGCCCCCTCGCACGGCTTCCTCTGGCGCGAGGGCGTGGAGACGACGGGCGGGAGCGCGGAGGAGGCCCGCAGCGGTACGGGAACGACCGGCGTCAACCACGACAAGGCGTTCCGCCCCCGCCGCCAGGACCGGCCCCAGGACTACCTGGAGACCGGAGCGGCGTACGCGATGGACGCCGATGGTTTCCGCGCCGCCCGCCACCGCTTCTTCGGCCGCACCGCCCTCGTCCGTACCGACCCGGCCCGCGTCCTGGAGATCGACGACCCGCACGACCTGGCCCGCGCCAGGGCCCTCGCGCCGCTCCTCGACACCCGTACGCTGCCCGGCCGCGACGACATCGACGCCGTGGTCCTGGACTTCGACGGCACCCAGACCGACGACCGGGTCCTCATCGACTCCGACGGTCGCGAACTGGTCGCCGTGCACCGGGGGGACGGCCTCGGCATCGCCGCCCTCCGTGACCGTACGGACCTCAAGCTGCTGATCCTCTCCACCGAACAGAACCCGGTGGTGGCGGCCCGCGCCCGCAAACTGCGGCTGCCCGTGCTGCACGGCATCGACCGCAAGGACCTCGCACTCAAGCAGTGGTGCGACGAGCAGGGCGTCGCACCCGAGCGGGTGCTCTACGTCGGCAACGACGTGAACGACCTGCCGTGCTTCGACCTCGTCGGCTGGCCCGTCGCGGTCGCCCAGGCCCACGACGTCGTACGCGGCGCCGCCCGCGCGGTCACCACCACCCCCGGCGGCGAGGGCGCGATCCGCGAGATCGCCGCCTGGCTGCTGGGCCCCGACCTCAACACTCCCCACACCCCCGACCCATCGGTCAAGTAA
- a CDS encoding LamG domain-containing protein, with protein MLDAPTISSDDYPECGADGCASSGGVDVPGTFTFTTSDTDVVKFTYSLNNTLEVTKTVPPGTTSTTVTLAPDQRGLNQLAVTAWDAAGDASTTATYYFSVAPNAPATGGWSFDEGSGSTAADSAGSHPATLVGGASWSSHARLGKALDLDGTQGYASAAGAGPDTSRSFTVSAWARPTGLTHDAVAVSEAGADGSAFALSYSAASHAWVFSRDTSDSAASTVVRSVSTATPVPGVWTHLTGVYNAQSRTVQLYVNGVAQGAPVSFTPSWQAGGDLQIGRGRSGAAYGGYFPGQIDEIQTWDRALSPKETADLEAEVDPETGHSRPALAADWELNEASGSAATDSSGYGHTAALSSGAAFATDNDGGKGGVLSLDGTSGHASASGPLVDGQGDFTIAAWVRLDASALSDTSVEHTMRIAGQSGGNQDSWGLWYTQPAGMSEGMWAFGRTDADTPGATTVTAPTGIAGAQLVDPGDDWTLVTGVYDGAHHQLLLYVDGVRQTAPVTFDSPWQATGDFTVGVGRTPDGSSGDATAGLVDAVRVWTGVTDGGDIDLMYLNEMPIPL; from the coding sequence ATGCTCGACGCTCCGACGATCTCCTCCGACGACTACCCGGAGTGCGGAGCGGACGGGTGCGCCTCGTCCGGGGGTGTGGATGTGCCGGGCACCTTCACCTTCACCACGTCGGACACGGACGTCGTCAAATTCACCTACTCGCTCAACAACACGCTTGAGGTCACCAAGACGGTCCCGCCAGGAACCACCAGCACCACCGTGACCCTCGCACCGGACCAGAGAGGGCTGAACCAGCTCGCCGTAACGGCCTGGGACGCTGCGGGCGACGCATCGACGACCGCGACCTATTACTTCAGCGTCGCGCCGAACGCCCCGGCCACCGGAGGCTGGTCCTTCGACGAAGGCAGCGGCAGCACGGCGGCGGACAGCGCGGGATCGCACCCCGCGACACTCGTGGGCGGCGCGTCCTGGTCCAGCCACGCACGCCTGGGGAAGGCCCTCGACCTCGACGGCACGCAGGGCTACGCCTCGGCGGCCGGCGCGGGACCCGACACGTCCCGCTCCTTCACCGTCTCCGCCTGGGCCCGCCCGACCGGCCTGACGCACGACGCGGTGGCGGTGTCCGAGGCGGGCGCCGACGGCTCGGCGTTCGCGCTCTCCTACTCGGCTGCCTCGCACGCCTGGGTCTTCAGCCGGGACACCTCGGACTCGGCCGCCTCGACCGTCGTACGCTCCGTCTCGACGGCAACCCCTGTACCGGGGGTCTGGACCCACCTGACCGGCGTGTACAACGCCCAGTCCCGGACAGTGCAGCTGTACGTCAACGGCGTTGCCCAGGGTGCCCCGGTCTCCTTCACCCCCTCCTGGCAGGCCGGCGGCGACCTGCAGATCGGCCGCGGCCGGTCAGGCGCCGCGTACGGCGGCTACTTCCCCGGTCAGATCGACGAGATCCAGACCTGGGACCGCGCGCTCTCGCCGAAGGAAACCGCAGACCTGGAGGCCGAGGTGGATCCGGAGACCGGCCACTCGCGTCCGGCCCTCGCGGCCGACTGGGAGCTGAACGAGGCCTCGGGCAGCGCGGCCACCGACTCCTCCGGCTACGGGCACACCGCCGCCCTCTCCTCCGGCGCTGCGTTCGCCACCGACAACGACGGCGGCAAGGGTGGTGTCCTGTCGCTGGACGGAACCTCGGGCCACGCCTCGGCGAGCGGCCCGCTGGTCGACGGACAGGGTGACTTCACCATCGCCGCCTGGGTGAGGCTCGACGCCTCCGCGCTGAGTGACACGAGCGTGGAGCACACGATGCGAATCGCCGGTCAGAGCGGCGGCAACCAGGACTCCTGGGGACTCTGGTACACCCAGCCGGCCGGTATGTCCGAGGGCATGTGGGCGTTCGGCCGGACCGATGCGGACACCCCCGGCGCCACCACGGTGACCGCACCGACAGGCATTGCCGGCGCGCAACTGGTCGACCCCGGCGACGACTGGACACTGGTCACCGGCGTCTACGACGGAGCGCACCATCAACTCCTGCTGTACGTCGACGGGGTCCGCCAGACTGCCCCCGTCACGTTCGACTCACCGTGGCAGGCCACCGGGGACTTCACCGTAGGCGTGGGCCGCACGCCCGACGGCTCCTCCGGCGATGCCACGGCGGGCCTGGTGGATGCGGTGCGGGTGTGGACCGGGGTGACCGACGGGGGCGACATCGACCTGATGTACCTCAACGAGATGCCGATCCCGTTGTAG
- a CDS encoding BMP family lipoprotein, which translates to MRRVTKIAASGIATAALALSVSACGSTSTQNDSDSSSKSSSKGVKVGVAYDVGGRGDHSFNDSAARGMDKAKKEFGGDIKELTAKTTDTEADRVQRLTDLADAGYNPIVGIGYAYANSMKQVAAKYPKVTFGIVDSVVDAKNVDNIVFTEEQGSYLAGVAAALKTKTDHVGFIGGVDVPLIKKFEAGYVQGVQDTNSKIKIDRQYLSHGSDTSGFASPDKGKEAAQGMLDKGADVVYTAAGSSGNGAIEAVNGKKGAWAIGVDSDQYNIASLAKYKNSIMTSVVKNVDIGVYDLVKSVRAGKPITGTNTYSLAEGGVSLATSGGFIDDIKAKLDAAQKKIIDGAVKVKTTP; encoded by the coding sequence TTGCGCCGGGTAACCAAGATCGCTGCGTCGGGCATAGCCACCGCAGCCCTCGCTCTCTCCGTCTCTGCCTGTGGCAGCACCTCGACCCAGAACGACTCCGACTCGTCGTCGAAGTCGTCGTCCAAGGGCGTCAAGGTCGGCGTCGCCTACGACGTCGGCGGCCGTGGCGACCACTCCTTCAACGACTCCGCCGCTCGCGGCATGGACAAGGCGAAGAAGGAGTTCGGCGGCGACATAAAGGAACTGACCGCCAAGACCACCGACACCGAGGCCGACCGCGTCCAGCGGCTCACCGACCTCGCCGACGCGGGCTACAACCCGATCGTCGGCATCGGCTACGCCTACGCCAACTCGATGAAGCAGGTGGCCGCGAAGTACCCGAAGGTCACCTTCGGCATCGTGGACTCGGTCGTCGACGCGAAGAACGTCGACAACATCGTCTTCACCGAGGAGCAGGGCTCCTACCTCGCGGGTGTCGCCGCGGCGCTGAAGACCAAGACGGACCACGTCGGCTTCATCGGCGGTGTGGACGTCCCGCTGATCAAGAAGTTCGAGGCGGGCTACGTCCAGGGCGTCCAGGACACCAACAGCAAGATCAAGATCGACCGGCAGTACCTGAGCCACGGCTCGGACACCTCCGGCTTCGCCAGCCCCGACAAGGGCAAGGAAGCCGCGCAGGGCATGCTCGACAAGGGCGCGGACGTCGTCTACACGGCGGCGGGCTCCTCCGGCAACGGCGCCATCGAGGCCGTCAACGGCAAGAAGGGCGCCTGGGCGATCGGCGTCGACTCGGACCAGTACAACATCGCCTCGCTGGCGAAGTACAAGAACTCGATCATGACCTCGGTCGTCAAGAACGTCGACATCGGCGTCTACGACCTGGTCAAGTCGGTCCGTGCCGGCAAGCCGATCACCGGCACCAACACCTACTCGCTCGCCGAGGGCGGTGTCTCGCTGGCCACCAGCGGTGGCTTCATCGATGACATCAAGGCCAAGCTCGACGCGGCCCAGAAGAAGATCATCGACGGCGCCGTCAAGGTCAAGACCACTCCCTGA
- a CDS encoding ABC transporter ATP-binding protein, with protein sequence MNASSPPAVELRGITKRFPGVIANRDIDITVRKGTVHALCGENGAGKSTLMKILYGMQKPDEGTITVDGEQAVFAGPADAIARGIGMVHQHFMLADNLTVLENVVLGGEKLYGIGTKARNKIREISDAYGLGVRPDALVENLGVADRQRVEILKVLYRGARTLILDEPTAVLVPQEVDALFDNLRGLKSEGLTVIFISHKLGEVLSVADEITVIRRGTTVGTADPATTTTKQLAELMVGSELPSPETRESTVTDEPMLDLDGLQLTAVDTDGVVREVLSDISFTIHRGEVLGIAGVEGNGQAELVEAIMGIRNPDGGVITLGTTDISHAPTRKRRESGVGYIPEDRHRHGLLLEAPLWENRILGHVTERPNSRHGLIDAKAARADTERIVTEYDVRTPGIDVTAASLSGGNQQKLIVGREMSHRPKLLIAAHPTRGVDVGAQAQIWDQIKEARRDGLAVLLISADLDELIGLSDTLRVMYRGRLVADADPATITPEELGSAMTGAATGHLDHDEDVAGQGATGAEAGGEDR encoded by the coding sequence ATCAACGCGTCCAGCCCTCCCGCCGTCGAACTGCGCGGCATCACCAAACGATTCCCCGGTGTCATAGCCAACCGCGACATCGACATCACCGTCCGCAAGGGCACCGTGCACGCCCTGTGCGGTGAGAACGGTGCCGGTAAATCGACCCTGATGAAGATCCTCTACGGCATGCAGAAGCCGGACGAGGGCACCATCACCGTCGACGGCGAACAGGCCGTCTTCGCCGGCCCCGCCGACGCCATCGCCCGCGGCATCGGCATGGTGCACCAGCACTTCATGCTCGCCGACAACCTCACGGTCCTGGAGAACGTGGTTCTCGGCGGCGAGAAGCTGTACGGCATCGGCACCAAGGCCCGTAACAAGATCCGGGAGATCTCGGACGCGTACGGTCTCGGCGTCCGCCCCGACGCCCTCGTCGAGAACCTCGGGGTCGCCGACCGCCAGCGCGTGGAGATCCTCAAGGTCCTCTACCGCGGCGCCCGCACCCTCATCCTCGACGAGCCGACCGCGGTCCTGGTCCCGCAGGAGGTCGACGCGCTCTTCGACAACCTGCGCGGCCTCAAGTCCGAGGGCCTGACCGTCATCTTCATCTCGCACAAGCTGGGCGAGGTGCTCTCCGTCGCCGACGAGATCACCGTCATCCGGCGCGGTACGACGGTCGGCACCGCCGACCCGGCGACCACCACGACCAAGCAGCTGGCCGAACTGATGGTCGGCAGCGAGCTGCCCTCGCCGGAGACCCGCGAGTCGACGGTCACCGACGAGCCGATGCTCGACCTCGACGGCCTCCAGCTCACCGCCGTCGACACCGACGGGGTCGTACGCGAGGTGCTCTCCGACATCTCGTTCACGATCCACCGGGGCGAAGTCCTGGGCATCGCGGGCGTCGAGGGCAACGGCCAGGCCGAACTCGTCGAAGCGATCATGGGGATCCGGAACCCGGACGGCGGGGTCATCACCCTCGGTACCACCGACATCTCGCACGCGCCCACCCGCAAGCGCCGGGAGAGCGGCGTCGGTTACATCCCCGAGGACCGGCACCGGCACGGCCTGCTCCTTGAGGCCCCGCTCTGGGAGAACCGGATCCTCGGCCATGTCACCGAGCGGCCCAACTCCCGGCACGGCCTGATCGACGCCAAGGCGGCCCGCGCCGACACCGAGCGCATCGTCACCGAGTACGACGTCCGTACGCCCGGCATCGACGTCACCGCGGCCTCCCTCTCCGGCGGCAACCAGCAGAAGCTGATCGTCGGCCGCGAGATGAGCCACCGCCCCAAGCTGCTGATAGCCGCGCACCCCACCCGGGGTGTGGACGTCGGCGCGCAGGCGCAGATCTGGGACCAGATCAAGGAGGCCCGCCGCGACGGGCTCGCCGTCCTGCTGATCTCCGCCGACCTGGACGAGCTGATCGGCCTGTCCGACACCCTGCGGGTGATGTACCGCGGCCGGCTCGTCGCCGACGCGGACCCCGCCACGATCACCCCCGAGGAACTCGGCTCCGCGATGACCGGCGCCGCCACCGGACACCTGGACCACGACGAGGA